A single Corynebacterium stationis DNA region contains:
- the merA gene encoding mercury(II) reductase: protein MPTKYDLAIIGSGGGAFAAAIRASTLGKSVVMIERGTLGGTCVNTGCVPSKALIAAAGARHVAVDAATRFPGIASTADPVDMPALIAGKQALVESLRGEKYADVADSYGWQVLRGDASFVGTPDAPVLDVAGADRSVETIEAHHYLVATGSRPWAPPIDGLEETGYLTSTTAMELTEVPESLLVLGGGYIALEQAQLFARLGSQVTLLVRSRLASKEEPEVSKALQEVFADEGIRVVSRAVPTRVSRGTGGEAVVTAAVSGGSQEFRADQVLVALGRRPVTDGLNLDAVGVKTGDSGEVVVSDRLQSSNPRIWAAGDVTGHPEFVYVAAHHGTLVAENAFADADRSVDYVRLPRVTFTGPAIGAVGMTEKDVLAAGIRCDCRVLPLHHVPRALVNRDTRGFIKIVVNAETNEILGLTAVAKDAGELAAAGVHVLGRTVAEVADAWAPYLTMAEGIRIAAKAFTTDPSLLSCCA from the coding sequence ATGCCTACGAAGTACGATCTCGCCATCATCGGATCGGGAGGCGGCGCGTTCGCCGCTGCGATCCGCGCCAGCACGCTCGGAAAGTCGGTGGTGATGATCGAGCGCGGGACGCTCGGCGGCACCTGCGTGAACACGGGCTGCGTCCCGTCGAAGGCGCTCATCGCCGCGGCCGGCGCGCGGCACGTCGCCGTCGACGCCGCAACCCGGTTCCCCGGGATCGCGTCGACGGCGGATCCCGTCGACATGCCCGCGCTGATCGCTGGGAAGCAAGCGTTGGTGGAGTCGCTGCGCGGCGAGAAGTACGCCGACGTCGCCGACTCCTACGGCTGGCAGGTCCTCCGCGGCGACGCCTCGTTCGTGGGCACCCCTGATGCGCCGGTTCTCGATGTTGCCGGAGCCGACAGAAGCGTCGAGACCATCGAGGCCCACCACTACCTGGTCGCGACTGGTTCTCGCCCGTGGGCACCGCCGATCGACGGCCTGGAGGAGACCGGATACCTGACCTCGACCACGGCGATGGAGCTGACGGAGGTCCCCGAGTCGCTGCTGGTGCTCGGCGGCGGCTACATCGCCCTGGAGCAGGCGCAGCTGTTCGCCCGCCTCGGCTCGCAGGTCACGCTGCTCGTGCGGTCCCGGCTCGCCTCGAAGGAGGAGCCGGAGGTGTCGAAGGCGCTCCAGGAGGTGTTCGCCGACGAGGGCATCCGCGTCGTCAGCCGCGCAGTGCCCACCCGGGTCTCCCGCGGCACGGGAGGCGAGGCCGTCGTGACCGCCGCCGTGTCCGGCGGCTCGCAGGAGTTCCGCGCCGACCAGGTCCTGGTCGCCCTCGGACGCCGTCCCGTCACCGATGGCCTGAACCTCGATGCGGTCGGGGTGAAGACCGGAGACTCCGGCGAGGTGGTCGTCTCCGACCGGCTGCAGTCCTCGAACCCGCGGATCTGGGCCGCGGGCGACGTGACCGGGCACCCCGAGTTCGTCTACGTCGCCGCCCACCACGGCACCCTCGTCGCCGAGAACGCGTTCGCCGACGCCGACCGGTCCGTCGACTACGTCCGCCTGCCGCGGGTGACGTTCACCGGGCCCGCGATCGGCGCGGTCGGGATGACCGAGAAGGACGTCCTCGCCGCGGGGATCCGCTGCGACTGCCGCGTCCTGCCCCTGCACCACGTGCCCCGCGCCTTGGTGAACCGCGACACCCGCGGGTTCATCAAGATCGTCGTGAACGCCGAGACGAACGAGATCCTCGGCCTGACCGCCGTCGCCAAGGACGCCGGGGAGCTCGCCGCCGCAGGCGTCCACGTGCTCGGCAGGACCGTCGCCGAGGTCGCCGACGCCTGGGCCCCCTACCTAACCATGGCCGAGGGCATCCGGATCGCCGCGAAGGCCTTCACCACCGACCCGTCGCTGCTGTCGTGCTGCGCATGA
- a CDS encoding heavy metal-responsive transcriptional regulator, whose product MRIGELAERAGTTAKTLRFYEEQGLLPPTERTPSGYRDYAPETVARIDFVHRGQAAGLTLAQIRQILDIRDGGQAPCEHVRDLLDVRLAEIEQQIAQLSVLRDTIADLRQDAAHPDPETCSTDQVCRYL is encoded by the coding sequence ATGCGGATCGGAGAACTCGCCGAGAGGGCGGGCACTACCGCGAAGACCCTTCGCTTCTACGAGGAACAGGGCCTTCTGCCCCCGACCGAGCGCACGCCGTCCGGATACCGCGACTACGCGCCCGAGACGGTCGCTCGGATCGACTTCGTCCACCGCGGCCAGGCCGCGGGCCTCACCCTCGCCCAGATCCGCCAGATCCTCGACATCCGCGACGGCGGCCAGGCGCCCTGCGAGCACGTGCGCGACCTGCTTGACGTGCGCCTCGCTGAGATCGAGCAGCAGATCGCGCAGCTCTCCGTGCTGCGCGACACTATCGCGGACCTCAGACAGGACGCCGCGCACCCGGACCCTGAAACGTGCAGCACCGATCAAGTGTGTAGGTACTTGTAA
- the cmtR gene encoding Cd(II)/Pb(II)-sensing metalloregulatory transcriptional regulator CmtR — MLTIATRLDVMNRLGRAMSDPSRSRILLALLDGPAYPADLARELELTRSNVSNHLTCLRDCGIVVAEPQGRKTRYEIVDAHLVQALNSLLDTTLAADENAPCIDSACDVPGCATGEGNRKW, encoded by the coding sequence ATGCTGACTATTGCTACACGCTTGGACGTGATGAACCGATTGGGCCGGGCGATGTCCGATCCCTCCCGATCCCGTATTCTCCTGGCCCTGCTGGACGGCCCGGCCTACCCGGCCGATCTCGCACGGGAGCTGGAACTGACGCGGTCAAATGTGTCGAACCACCTCACTTGCCTACGGGACTGCGGAATTGTGGTCGCCGAACCGCAGGGACGGAAGACCCGCTACGAGATCGTCGACGCCCATCTTGTCCAGGCGTTGAACTCACTGCTGGATACCACTCTGGCTGCCGACGAGAATGCCCCGTGTATTGACTCGGCATGTGACGTGCCCGGGTGTGCCACCGGAGAGGGGAACAGGAAGTGGTAA
- a CDS encoding cadmium resistance transporter: MVTGLLGAVGLFIATNIDDIIVLSLFFARGAGQAGTTLRILAGQYLGFAGILAAAILVTLGADAFLPTEAIPYFGLIPLTLGLWAAWQAWRGDDDDDDDAKVSGKNVSVLTVAGVTFANGGDNIGVYVPVFLNVDTATVIIYCVVFLILVAGLVLLAKFVATRPPIAEILERWEHVLFPIVLIGLGIFILVSGGAFGL, encoded by the coding sequence GTGGTAACTGGTCTCCTGGGGGCGGTTGGTCTGTTTATCGCCACCAATATCGACGACATCATCGTGCTCTCGCTGTTCTTCGCCCGTGGGGCCGGCCAAGCAGGGACCACACTTCGGATCCTGGCCGGGCAGTACCTTGGTTTCGCGGGCATCCTCGCAGCCGCGATTCTGGTCACCCTAGGGGCGGATGCTTTCCTGCCCACCGAGGCGATCCCCTACTTCGGGCTGATCCCCCTGACCTTGGGGCTGTGGGCGGCCTGGCAAGCCTGGCGGGGAGACGATGACGACGACGATGACGCGAAAGTCAGCGGAAAGAACGTAAGCGTCTTGACCGTCGCCGGGGTGACCTTTGCCAACGGTGGCGACAATATCGGCGTCTATGTCCCGGTTTTTCTCAACGTGGATACCGCCACCGTTATCATCTACTGCGTTGTCTTTCTGATTCTGGTGGCGGGCCTGGTCCTGTTGGCGAAGTTCGTGGCCACCCGTCCGCCCATCGCGGAGATTCTCGAACGTTGGGAGCATGTGTTGTTCCCTATCGTCTTGATCGGCCTGGGTATCTTCATCCTCGTCAGCGGCGGCGCCTTCGGCCTTTAA
- a CDS encoding amidohydrolase, with protein sequence MTQTTVYTGKIWTGVADDDWVEAFAVADGRIIATGALHEVEDQVGTPHETIIIDKGIVTPGLIDGHLHLSLGGTQLAHELALDPTDDAETILAKVREWTSRLKPGEWVIGGIIGSGVLPMLNNVEFLEKLDEASHGHPVLLRDDTMHNRQVNTTALEAMGITADSPDPEGGTYVRDDQGRLTGALWELACAVAEGVAAKSHVDPHQRQVKALQAALDRLAALGITTVQDAATMLPHFEGLAALEESGELDMRVIASMPIRPFIEDGTVGEELFAAGMEFESEHVKPRFAKFVLDGVPTTHTTALLNPYKCNHSSHDPNFRGELYWTLDDLVAALRRCAELGLDAKLHATGDASVRQALDAAEIVRQDTNGGPAMQIAHMSFISEQDLARFAELNVAADACPFMWFPSPLTDGISDFVADETMANIWPFKDLLATGALISGGSDWPVGLPVLNPWLGIEGMVTRQAAASQSDADYGHRTVNINQAITLPQAMAAFTRESAKALGIAAETGTIEPGKSADFIALDRDIFTSDIKQVHQTQVLGRWVAGKTN encoded by the coding sequence ATGACGCAGACAACCGTATACACCGGAAAGATTTGGACCGGCGTTGCCGATGATGACTGGGTCGAAGCCTTCGCCGTTGCAGATGGCCGTATCATCGCCACGGGCGCGCTCCACGAAGTGGAGGACCAAGTTGGCACACCACATGAGACCATCATCATTGATAAAGGCATTGTTACGCCGGGGCTTATCGATGGCCACCTGCACCTAAGCCTCGGCGGCACCCAGCTGGCTCACGAGTTAGCTTTGGATCCCACCGACGATGCTGAAACTATCTTGGCGAAGGTGCGCGAGTGGACCTCGCGCCTGAAACCAGGTGAGTGGGTTATCGGCGGCATCATCGGCAGCGGTGTGCTGCCCATGCTCAATAACGTGGAGTTCTTAGAAAAGCTCGATGAAGCTTCTCACGGCCATCCGGTGCTGCTGCGCGATGACACCATGCACAACCGGCAAGTCAACACCACCGCTTTGGAGGCCATGGGTATTACAGCCGATTCCCCCGACCCAGAAGGCGGCACGTATGTCCGTGACGATCAAGGCCGGCTCACGGGCGCTTTGTGGGAGCTGGCCTGCGCGGTAGCCGAAGGTGTTGCTGCTAAGTCTCACGTTGATCCGCATCAGCGCCAGGTTAAAGCATTACAAGCCGCGCTAGATCGCCTGGCTGCGCTGGGGATAACGACTGTGCAAGATGCCGCGACCATGCTGCCGCACTTTGAGGGCTTAGCCGCGTTGGAAGAATCCGGCGAGTTAGACATGCGCGTGATTGCATCGATGCCCATTCGTCCCTTCATTGAAGACGGCACTGTAGGTGAAGAACTCTTCGCCGCCGGCATGGAGTTTGAAAGCGAACACGTGAAACCACGCTTTGCCAAGTTCGTTTTAGATGGCGTTCCCACCACGCACACAACGGCGCTGTTGAATCCGTATAAATGTAATCATTCCAGCCACGACCCCAACTTCCGTGGTGAGCTCTACTGGACTTTAGATGATCTCGTGGCAGCACTTCGCCGCTGTGCTGAGCTCGGTCTTGATGCCAAGCTGCACGCCACCGGCGATGCGTCGGTGCGCCAGGCTCTCGATGCCGCCGAAATCGTCCGCCAAGATACAAACGGCGGTCCTGCCATGCAGATCGCTCATATGTCGTTTATCTCCGAGCAGGATCTGGCGCGCTTCGCGGAGCTCAACGTTGCTGCCGATGCTTGCCCCTTCATGTGGTTTCCCAGCCCGCTTACCGATGGCATCTCCGACTTCGTCGCCGACGAAACCATGGCGAATATCTGGCCCTTCAAAGACCTACTCGCCACCGGTGCACTTATTTCCGGCGGTTCCGACTGGCCTGTCGGCCTGCCTGTTCTAAACCCCTGGTTAGGTATCGAAGGCATGGTCACCCGACAAGCCGCTGCCAGCCAATCCGATGCTGACTACGGCCATCGCACGGTCAACATCAATCAGGCCATCACCCTGCCCCAAGCCATGGCTGCGTTTACCCGCGAATCCGCCAAAGCTCTGGGCATCGCTGCAGAAACAGGCACCATCGAACCTGGGAAGTCTGCCGACTTCATCGCTCTCGACCGCGATATCTTCACCAGCGACATCAAGCAGGTTCACCAAACCCAAGTCTTAGGGCGCTGGGTAGCTGGTAAAACGAACTAG